Genomic segment of Paenibacillus sp. FSL R5-0623:
TTGGCATTGGGATCTGAAGGGCAGCGGACTAAACGTATGGGATTATCGCAAAATGATGGAGAGGCTGATGGAAACGATCGATATGACCTGGTATGCAACAGACGACCCCGAAATCTGTTCACATCCTGCGAACTGTTTGATGGTGCGAATCGGAAGTCAGGTGCCCATCACATCAGAAGAACAGTTTGATCGTGTACGCTTCCGCCATCGGTTCATGTACTAAGTCAATGATCTGTTCGACAAACGATATACATAACAAAAACCGCCTCTCGCAGCGTTGCTCCATACTTCATGGAACAGCTAATCGAAAGGCGGTTTTTCAAGTTACTTCCATTACATATTTTCTAACATGTGCTCCACAATACGGTGTGAACGCTGCGAAGATTCCACGGTAAATTCAGCAAAGTTAACATGCGCTGAACCATCCGCTTTATCTGACATCCCACGCAGGACAACAAATGGTACTCGATTCATGTAACAGACCTGAGCAACTGCTGCCCCTTCCATCTCGGCACATGCACCGTCCATTTCAGTATATAACATGTTAACCGTATCTTTATTCGCAATAAATTGGTCTCCAGATAACACTTTACCGATCAGGTAATTGGCTCCCTGCGCTTTACATGCTTCTTCAGCCAGTGTAATAAGCGAAGCCTCGGCAGGGAATGCAGATGTCTCCTGGTAAGGAATAACCCCGCGTGCAAACCCCAGTGGCGTTACATCCATGTCGTGCTGAACACATACAGACGATATAACCATATCTCCGATGTTCAGATCGGGGTTAACCGCACCCGCGACACCTGTGAAGATAATCCGATTAACCTGAAAACGATCAATCAATATCTGCGTTGTAACCGCTGCATTTACTTTACCTACGCCGGATTTGCACACGACAATATGCTTGCCAAGCCACTCGCCCGCAACGTATGTAATTCCGGTTTGTTTGACCGTCTCAAGCTGCTTCATACCTGCCAGCAAAAGCTCGACTTCCTCATCCATCGCTCCGATAATACCAATCGTTTCACTCACCTTCTGATACCCCCTGTTTTCATTTTTAAACTAATTCAGCACAAAAGCTCCGTCTCCGGAGCTTTCGCATATCCCTTATGTAGAGAGAATGACTTCTCTCTTGCTGTATATAATCCCGATTAAACTACATCTGCGTGACTTACAGACAGACGAAGAATTGTTTCATGCGGCAAAATAACCCGTGGGTTCTCCACATTTTCTTTCTTCATCAACTTGGTCAGCAAACGCATCGCTACTGCGCCAAGGTCGTACATTGGCTGAGCCACTGTTGTCAACTGAGGACGCACCATGGAAGCCATACGGATGTTATCCACACTAATAATGGAGAAATCATCCGGTACTTTCAGACCGTCATCCTGAATGCTGTGAATGGCACCAATGGCCATTTCATCTGTAGCAGCAAAGATAGCTGATGGTTTTTTCTTGAGTCCAAGGAAATATTTCATTGCTTCCACACCGGATTCATATCGATAGTTACCGATTCGAACAAGATCCTCCTGGTATTCAATCCCCGCTGCTTCCAGTGCTTTCTTGTAACCTTGGAAACGGGCATATCCATTCGCCGGATCTTGCAGTGTACCACTGATCATCGCAATTTCCTTGTGTCCATGACGAATCAGAGTGTTTACCGCATCAAACGCAGCCGCCTCATGGTCAATATCCACCGAAGGGAATGTGCCCTTCTCATCACTCGTTGCACAAAGCACGATCGGCACAGCCGCAGACTGGAACGCCTGAATGTGTTCGTCCGTTACTGTTCCGCCCATGAAGAGCAGTCCGTCTACTTGTTTTTCGAGCAACGTGTTAATAACACGAATTTCTTTTTCTTTCTTCTTATCTGCATTACACAAAATAATATTGTAGTGATACATATTCGCAATATCTTCAATTCCGCGGGCAATCTCCGCGAAGGTTGAGTTCGAAATATCTGGAATAACGACCCCGACCGTGGTTGTCTTCTTGCTTGCCAGACCTCTGGCTACCGCATTCGGACGATATCCCAACCGTTCGATGGCTTCATATACTTTTTTCCGCGTTTGCGGTTTGACATTAGGGTTATTATTAACTACCCGTGATACCGTTGCCATAGACACTCCAGCTTCACGTGCCACATCATAAATGGTTACCGTCACAGCACTTCTCTCCATTACCAGTAAATTTTCATACCATTTTCATTAAGATTTATATTACGACAAATTTTTGCATTAATCAATTAAAATAGGCTTTAGGACTCACTCAAAACATTCGCAAGTGTGGTTCTAGTAATATCTGAATGGGAAGTATGCCATACAGGAATTCCCTTTTTGATCAGGATTGCCTGTGGAGATTCGTGCTTAACACCCAGCTTGTCTGCTGCTTCATTCGATACCGGGCGATCTTCCACAACATAGATGATGCCATATTTCACTTGTTCATTGGCATTGTTAAGCAAATAATCGTTCATCTCCTGATAAGCATTCGAGCTGATCGGACAGCGCGTGCTATGCTTAAACAGAAGCAAGGGTTGATCCTTGGTAGCCTCCACTGCGGAGTTTAGCTGTTCAATACTTGTCATTTTAGTCATGTCAGCCATTAGATATACATCCCCCTTTACCAGGAATACCGCTATGTTGAGCGTTTTCACTCTTCGATATCTTAACAAAAAGTGCGCGAAAAAGCCAATTTTCATGAAAACAAGCATTTTACACGTCAAAATTAGACAGCATTTGAGAAGTACTCCTGCCACACAAATCCGGATAATTGACTTAATCTGCGCTCCGTGGTCTCAATCCACGTTGCATCACCAGACTTCGTTGCGTAACCCATAATGTCCAGCAACAGATTGATACGTTCCTCCACTGCTTGCTGCATTCGATATTCCATCTCCCGATCGGTCGCATCCGGCCAGGCCAGCAGTAGCTCATGAAACACGTCTGCCAGTTCATTACGTTCACCAAAAGATACGTCTTGCTTCACGGGCTGTTCACCCAATGTGCTTATGCATGCTGTTAAGTCCGGCTTGACCGGCGGAAGCACTTCGTATGATACACAGTCTGTACACGCAAATACGGGTACGTTTCGAATCTCCACTTTTTTGGCGTATACCACCGTTCTTAATTCCAACTCCATTACATGTCCACATCTGCACGACTTGCGCACAACCATCACCTCATTCGTTCTATACTCTATATAAGTACCATTCGACCTATTTCGGCTCAAATCCTGCTATAAACGAAAGGTTGCACAAATTACCACTCCCTCCAGATGAAGGTTGTCGAATGCAGGCAGTTACTGACTTGTAATCGCTTCCTTCAAACTGAATATGCACTTCCATGAAGTCCCTTGGAGAATCTGTTACAATTAAAGACGCAACAGACATATCACCGCAAAAAGGAGAGATCGACATGAGATTAACCGGTAAAAAAGTCATCGCTCTGATCGATGAAGAATTCGAGGATTTAGAATTGTGGTACCCTGTACATCGGGTTCGTGAAGAAGGTGCAGAAGTGCATCTTGCTGGAGAGAAAAAAGGAAAAACCTATATTGGCAAATATGGTGTGCCTGCTGAAGCCGAATACAGTTTCGATGAACTGGGCAGTTCAGATTACGATGGCATTCTCGTGCCAGGCGGCTGGGCGCCAGACAAGCTGCGTCGTTATCCCAAAGTACTGGAGCTTGTAAAGGAAATGAATGCAGACCGGAAACCGATTGGACAGATCTGTCATGCGGGCTGGGTGCTAATTTCTGCCAAAATTCTGGACGGGGTTACAGTAACTTCTACACCAGGTATTCGGGATGACATGGAAAATGCAGGTGCCATCTGGAAAGATGAAGCCGTTGTTGTTGATGGACATATCATCTCAGCACGTCGTCCGCCTGACCTTCCACCTTATGGCAAGGCATTCTGTGATGCACTCGCTGACAAATAAAAATAACCCCATTGTGCCTCATGCACAGTGGGGTTATTTTATATAACAAGTTTTTTTAAATAATTATCACAAATGTAAATATATTAACTTAAAGGTATTTATATCCATTTACCCCAATTACGATGCGTTCGAACCACTTTGTTCATCCGGACTTCCCGTGGAGTCATTAAAGACTTGCAGTCGCTCCTCAATATCTCCGCTGGTCCTTAAGGCGAAGCACTTTCGCGCTTCTTCTTTGGCGGCCGATGCTGTTGTGTTCAGCACTCTGTGCTTCACACGTAACAGGGATTGTGGGGACATACTCAAGTGGCGAATACCAAGCTCCAGCCAAAGCGGAATGGCACGTTCGTCCCCTGCCATCTCTCCGCACACACTGACATCAATTCCAGCCGTATGAGCCGCATCTGCTGTCGCACGAAGCATCCGCAGAACAGCCGGATGATAGGGGTGATACATATGAGCAATCTGCTCATTCATTCGATCTACTGCCAGTACATATTGAACCAGGTCGTTCGTACCAATACTGAAGAAATCAGCTTCCTCTGCGAGCAGATCAGCAATCATCACCGCTGCAGGAACTTCAATCATAATTCCCACCTGAATGTGAGGGTCGTATGCTAATCCCCGCTCGTCCAGATCGGCCATCGCCTCACGAAGAATCTCATTGGCCTGCTGAAGCTCTTCGACCGAAGAGATCATCGGGTACATGATTTTGACATTTCCGGCAGCGCTGGCACGCAGAATGGCTGTAAGCTGTGTTTTGAACAGATCCTTGCGATCGAGACTAATCCGAATAGCTCGGTAACCCAGAAACGGATTGTCTTCCTCCGGCAGTTCAAAGTAATCGAGTTGCTTGTCACCACCGATATCCAGTGTACGAATAACAACGGATTGTCCTGCTGTTTTCTCTGCCACAAGACGGTACACCTCATACTGTTCTTGCTCACCCGGGAAAGTCGCACGGTCCATGTACAAGAATTCTGTTCGGAACAAGCCCACACCTTTGGCTCCTTGTTTCAAAGCAAGGTCCAATTCCTTCACCGAACTGATATTGGAAGCCAAGTGCAGAACGGCCCCATCTTTGGTTACAGCATCAACGGTAGCAAGGACTTGAAGTTGTTCCTTTTTCTTCAGTTGTTTGCTGCGAAGCATGGTATACCGTTCAATCGTCTTACGATCCGGGTCTGTAAATACCAAGCCATTGTCACCATCCACCACAAGCATATCCCCTGTCTCTACCGGCATGCCAAGACTCGCTTCCAGACCGGAAACGAGAGGAATGCCAAGGGCACGAGCCATAATCGCAGAATGTGATGTTTTCCCGCCAATCAAGGTTACAATACCTAGCACATGGGTCGGATTCAGATGCGCCAGTTGAGATGGCGATAATTCTTTGGCAACGAGCACATATGGCTGGGTATCCGAAGGAAGTGTAATCTCAGGTGCACCGAGCAAATGCTTGAGCAGACGGTTACCCACATCCTTGATGTCAATGGCCCGCTCCTTCATATACTCGTCTTCCAGCAAGTCAAACATCGTGACAAAGTGGTCAATGGCTTCTTTGACCGCCACTTCCGCTGCCTTATATTGACGCTCGATAATGCCGCGAATTTCGTTCATGAATACCGGATCTTCCAGGATGGCCAGATGTGCATCAAAGATACTGGACTCCTCTGGACCAACAACTTCCTTGAACTCATTTTTGATATATTCGATCTCATCCTTTGATGTCCGTATGCCCTCATACAGCCGTTCGAACTCTTGGGCAAGATCCACCGAATCCATCTTCTGATCCGGCAGATCCCATTCCCAACTGGGCAGGACAAATGCTTTGCCGATGGCTATGCCTGCAGCTCCGTTGATGCCTTGTATCTTCATTCTACCCCTCCAACGTTCCTGTCATAGAGCACCACGGACATAACGGATGCCTGACCTTTCTTAACTTGCTTAAATGGAGCAAAACTCCATGATTTTACACGATCCGGATTCGTAATTACCATTGGTGTTGTCAGTGACGCCGCTTGCTCGCGGAGTACTGCCAGATCAAACCTGATCAACAACTGCCCTGGCTCCACCGTATCGCCCTCCTGAACAAAAGCTTCAAAATGGCCTTTCAACTGAGAGGTATCGATGCCGATATGCAGTAACACTTCAAGCCCCTCACGGGTAGAAATACCCAAGGCATGCATGGTCGGGTACAAGTGCATAATCGTTCCGTACACGGGTGAGACCAGCTCTCCCTTTTCCGGAACAAAGGCTACACCATCACCGACAAGTTTGGCTGCAAAGATCTGATCCGGTACCTCTTCAATCGGGAGCATTTTGCCCTGAACGGGGGCACAGAACAGAACCTGTTGCAGATCTCTTTCCAGCAGCTTCGCGATTTCTTCCCGAATCAATTCCGAGTAGGTCCCGAATACCACCTGTACGTTACCGCCACCCAGCTTGATCAGTCCAGCGGACCCCATACTCTTCATGGCACCCGTGTCGATCAAGCGGTCATCATGCACAGTCAGGCGAAGACGTGTAATACATGCTTCAACCTGTACAATGTTACTCTTCCCACCCAATGCTTCGAGGATTAAAGGTGCCTGATAAGGAATGTTACCTACCCAATCTTCGAGCATGGAGCCCTCTTCACGTCCTGGTGTTGGAATCTTGAACGTACGAATCGCCCATCGGAACAGGAAGTAATAAACCAGCCCATATAGTATGCCAATCGGAATGAGCTTCCACGCATTCTCCGATAGATGGAAATTGAGTATGTAATCAATAATACCTGCGGAGTAAGAGAATCCATGCCGGATATCCAGCCAGTAACTAATCCACATGGCAACGCCGGACATCACTGCATGCACAATGAACAGATAAGGAGCCGCGAACAAAAAAGCAAACTCAATCTGTTCCGATACCCCGGTTAGAAAACAAACGAGTGCCGATGTCAGAAAAGTTTTCTTGATTTTCGGTTTCAGATCTTCCCTGGCTTCCTGAATAATAGCAAAGGCTATCGCCGGAATGGCAAACATCATGATGGGAAACAAACCTGCCATAAAGAATCCTGCTGTTGGATCACCTGCAAAAAATCGGGGCAAATCCCCTTGCACAATGTTACCATCAGGCGTTTCAAACGTCCCTAACTGGAACCAAAACACATTGTTAAGCAGGTGATGAAGCCCAAAAGCGACCAGCACCCTGTATAACACCCCGTAAATGAACAGTCCAAAACCCCCGAGACTGTATTCCCAAGTAGCAATGCCGTTCAATCCATGCTGTAGGATCGGAGCGAGCCATAACATAAAACAGGAGAACAATGCCGAACAGAGTCCGACGATGAGCAAAACAAACCTTGAACCTCCAAAAAACTGTAAAATTTCAGGCAGTTTAATGCTTTTAAACCGATTATGCATCCCACCGGCAAGCGCGCCGAGTATGATTCCGATTAAGGAAGCGGGCTGAACGGTTCCATCCCCGAAGTTCCGAGTCACCTGATCATATATCACGATACCAGCCAGAGCAGCAAGTCCCGCTTGTCCGGCCTGGTTGGAGAGTCCCAGTGCTACACCGACAGCGAACAAATACGGTAAGAAATAAAAAATACCGTGTCCGGCCACGGTAGACACTTCACCGACAATATCCAATCCCCAGGCGTCCCAAGGCAGACTGCCAACACTGAGCAAAATTGCGGCGGCGGGCAGGACCATTGTAGGCAGCATTACCGCTCGTCCGAGCTGCTGCAAGGATCCGAGCCAATTCATGGCGACCTCTCCTTTCTATCCTAGATGGTAAGCTTTACGCAACGTTTTGTCAAAGCAAAACAGTAACCAATTGGTAATTAATAACGGCAAAAATAGAACAGAAAAAATCCCGTCAACTTCAAGTTAACGGGATTCATCCTATGATCATTCAATTGGAACAGATCAGGAGATCATTCGATCACAGGTGAACGAGCCATCAGCCGCGTCCAGCGCCGCGCAGAACGATGGAATCCTCTACCTTGATACAACGATTCGTTACCGCTGTCATGCCGTTCTCTGCAGCAATCTGGACCGCTTCATCACTATGGATGCCAAGCTGCAGCCACAGCACATTAGCTTTGATGGCAGCGGCGTCACGAGCGACATCCGCGCAAAACTCCTCGCGACGAAACACATTGACAATGTCTACCGGCTCTGGAATATCCGCGAGTGTGGCATATACCGTCTCGCCCAGGATTTCACCTTGCGCCTGTGGATTAACCGGTATAATGCGATAACCTCTGCTCTGCATGGCTTCTGCCACCATATAGGAAGTACGATCTGATTTGTCTGACAAGCCGACGACTGCGATGTTGCCTGCTTTGCGCAAAAGTTGTCCAATTTCTTCACGAGTAGGGTTGTTAAATTCCATGTTCAAGCACCATCCTTTTCTGATTAAAGTGCGTGTTCAAAAGACAGGTTTCAGTTGTTTTACTCTTTTACCCATTGAACCGAGGCGCCAAGCGCCTGCAAATGATCGAAATATTGCGGATAAGACTTGGCTACATGGTGTGCATCCCGAATACGAAGCGGCTTCTTGGAACGCAGACCGACAACAGTGAGCGCCATAATTACGCGATGATCGAAGTGAGCGTTAATCTCAACGCCGCCTTCAACACCTTC
This window contains:
- a CDS encoding 5'-methylthioadenosine/adenosylhomocysteine nucleosidase, whose amino-acid sequence is MSETIGIIGAMDEEVELLLAGMKQLETVKQTGITYVAGEWLGKHIVVCKSGVGKVNAAVTTQILIDRFQVNRIIFTGVAGAVNPDLNIGDMVISSVCVQHDMDVTPLGFARGVIPYQETSAFPAEASLITLAEEACKAQGANYLIGKVLSGDQFIANKDTVNMLYTEMDGACAEMEGAAVAQVCYMNRVPFVVLRGMSDKADGSAHVNFAEFTVESSQRSHRIVEHMLENM
- the ccpA gene encoding catabolite control protein A produces the protein MTVTIYDVAREAGVSMATVSRVVNNNPNVKPQTRKKVYEAIERLGYRPNAVARGLASKKTTTVGVVIPDISNSTFAEIARGIEDIANMYHYNIILCNADKKKEKEIRVINTLLEKQVDGLLFMGGTVTDEHIQAFQSAAVPIVLCATSDEKGTFPSVDIDHEAAAFDAVNTLIRHGHKEIAMISGTLQDPANGYARFQGYKKALEAAGIEYQEDLVRIGNYRYESGVEAMKYFLGLKKKPSAIFAATDEMAIGAIHSIQDDGLKVPDDFSIISVDNIRMASMVRPQLTTVAQPMYDLGAVAMRLLTKLMKKENVENPRVILPHETILRLSVSHADVV
- the ytxJ gene encoding bacillithiol system redox-active protein YtxJ, translated to MADMTKMTSIEQLNSAVEATKDQPLLLFKHSTRCPISSNAYQEMNDYLLNNANEQVKYGIIYVVEDRPVSNEAADKLGVKHESPQAILIKKGIPVWHTSHSDITRTTLANVLSES
- a CDS encoding type 1 glutamine amidotransferase domain-containing protein, giving the protein MRLTGKKVIALIDEEFEDLELWYPVHRVREEGAEVHLAGEKKGKTYIGKYGVPAEAEYSFDELGSSDYDGILVPGGWAPDKLRRYPKVLELVKEMNADRKPIGQICHAGWVLISAKILDGVTVTSTPGIRDDMENAGAIWKDEAVVVDGHIISARRPPDLPPYGKAFCDALADK
- the ptsP gene encoding phosphoenolpyruvate--protein phosphotransferase, with product MKIQGINGAAGIAIGKAFVLPSWEWDLPDQKMDSVDLAQEFERLYEGIRTSKDEIEYIKNEFKEVVGPEESSIFDAHLAILEDPVFMNEIRGIIERQYKAAEVAVKEAIDHFVTMFDLLEDEYMKERAIDIKDVGNRLLKHLLGAPEITLPSDTQPYVLVAKELSPSQLAHLNPTHVLGIVTLIGGKTSHSAIMARALGIPLVSGLEASLGMPVETGDMLVVDGDNGLVFTDPDRKTIERYTMLRSKQLKKKEQLQVLATVDAVTKDGAVLHLASNISSVKELDLALKQGAKGVGLFRTEFLYMDRATFPGEQEQYEVYRLVAEKTAGQSVVIRTLDIGGDKQLDYFELPEEDNPFLGYRAIRISLDRKDLFKTQLTAILRASAAGNVKIMYPMISSVEELQQANEILREAMADLDERGLAYDPHIQVGIMIEVPAAVMIADLLAEEADFFSIGTNDLVQYVLAVDRMNEQIAHMYHPYHPAVLRMLRATADAAHTAGIDVSVCGEMAGDERAIPLWLELGIRHLSMSPQSLLRVKHRVLNTTASAAKEEARKCFALRTSGDIEERLQVFNDSTGSPDEQSGSNAS
- a CDS encoding glucose PTS transporter subunit IIA, which codes for MNWLGSLQQLGRAVMLPTMVLPAAAILLSVGSLPWDAWGLDIVGEVSTVAGHGIFYFLPYLFAVGVALGLSNQAGQAGLAALAGIVIYDQVTRNFGDGTVQPASLIGIILGALAGGMHNRFKSIKLPEILQFFGGSRFVLLIVGLCSALFSCFMLWLAPILQHGLNGIATWEYSLGGFGLFIYGVLYRVLVAFGLHHLLNNVFWFQLGTFETPDGNIVQGDLPRFFAGDPTAGFFMAGLFPIMMFAIPAIAFAIIQEAREDLKPKIKKTFLTSALVCFLTGVSEQIEFAFLFAAPYLFIVHAVMSGVAMWISYWLDIRHGFSYSAGIIDYILNFHLSENAWKLIPIGILYGLVYYFLFRWAIRTFKIPTPGREEGSMLEDWVGNIPYQAPLILEALGGKSNIVQVEACITRLRLTVHDDRLIDTGAMKSMGSAGLIKLGGGNVQVVFGTYSELIREEIAKLLERDLQQVLFCAPVQGKMLPIEEVPDQIFAAKLVGDGVAFVPEKGELVSPVYGTIMHLYPTMHALGISTREGLEVLLHIGIDTSQLKGHFEAFVQEGDTVEPGQLLIRFDLAVLREQAASLTTPMVITNPDRVKSWSFAPFKQVKKGQASVMSVVLYDRNVGGVE
- a CDS encoding CoA-binding protein; protein product: MEFNNPTREEIGQLLRKAGNIAVVGLSDKSDRTSYMVAEAMQSRGYRIIPVNPQAQGEILGETVYATLADIPEPVDIVNVFRREEFCADVARDAAAIKANVLWLQLGIHSDEAVQIAAENGMTAVTNRCIKVEDSIVLRGAGRG